In one Babylonia areolata isolate BAREFJ2019XMU chromosome 12, ASM4173473v1, whole genome shotgun sequence genomic region, the following are encoded:
- the LOC143288196 gene encoding toll-like receptor 2 type-2, translating into MFANLTSLTRLSLSGNKISEIPDGIFDFMENLTDLDLNHNQIQVIRETTFSEATRQQLRSLDLSANTLACDCDILWFQSWFVSSPSLFDKSYQNYTCSNMDNMALKSFTMNEQVCVFSTQTNKILIACVVLFLFLLLLLSVVFQYRWHIRLMLAFRGHGEIMRRRLMEEHFTYDVFLSCAEEDEDWVLRHLLPHLEGKRGLRVCFHKRDFLPGKNILDNIVDSVKSSKKFVLVFSKHFALSRWCLFELDLCLGHVLDNDDALVVILLDDASSRDLTSTMKAVLGTMTYIQWQECPDVRASFWRRLELSLAEIML; encoded by the coding sequence ATGTTTGCAAATTTAACATCATTGACAAGACTCTCCTTATCCGGAAACAAAATTTCGGAAATTCCTGATGGAATTTTTGATTTTATGGAGAATTTGACTGATCTTGATTTGAACCATAACCAGATACAAGTCATCCGTGAAACAACTTTCAGTGAAGCAACTCGCCAGCAGTTACGCAGTTTAGACCTAAGCGCGAATACCTTGGCGTGTGACTGTGATATTCTCTGGTTTCAAAGCTGGTTTGTCTCTTCTCCGTCTCTTTTTGACAAATCATATCAAAACTACACTTGTTCAAACATGGACAATATGGCACTGAAATCTTTTACCATGAACGAGCAAGTTTGTGTATTCAGCACTCAAACGAACAAGATCCTCATCGCGTGTGTAGTGCTGTTTCTGTTCTTACTCTTGCTGCTGTCAGTTGTTTTCCAGTACCGCTGGCACATTCGCCTCATGCTGGCATTCCGTGGGCACGGCGAGATCATGAGGAGACGGCTGATGGAGGAGCACTTCACCTACGACGTGTTCCTGTCTTGTGCCGAAGAAGACGAGGACTGGGTCCTGAGGCATCTCCTCCCTCACCTGGAAGGCAAGCGGGGACTGCGGGTGTGCTTCCACAAACGAGACTTTCTCCCCGGGAAAAACATCCTGGACAACATCGTCGACAGCGTGAAGAGCAGCAAGAAGTTCGTGTTGGTCTTCTCCAAGCACTTTGCCCTGAGCCGCTGGTGTCTGTTTGAGCTGGACCTGTGTCTGGGGCACGTGCTGGACAATGACGACGCCTTGGTGGTGATTCTATTGGATGACGCCTCGTCACGTGACTTGACCAGCACCATGAAGGCCGTTCTGGGCACCATGACTTACATTCAGTGGCAGGAATGTCCGGACGTCAGGGCCTCGTTCTGGAGACGTCTGGAGCTGTCACTGGCGGAAATCATGCTCTGA
- the LOC143287929 gene encoding toll-like receptor 2 type-2, whose translation METKVHVLHLLAVTVVTLVSVRWSASDVDTAVTLRLSQPANLRHNVYRWHIRLMLAFRGHGEIMRRRLMEEHFTYDVFLSCAEEDEDWVLRHLLPHLEGRQGLRACFHKRDFLPGKNILDNIVDSVKSSKKFVLVFSKHFALSRWCQFELDLCLGHVLDNDDALVVILLDDASSRDLTSTMKAVLGTMTYIQWQECPDVRAWFWRRLELSLAEIMP comes from the exons ATGGAAACCAAGGTGCACGTTCTTCACCTGTTGGCTGTGACGGTTGTTACGCTTGTGTCGGTCAGGTGGTCAGCCAGTGATGTGGACACTGCTGTGACCTTACgactcagccagccagccaaccttCGGCACAACGTA TACCGCTGGCACATTCGCCTCATGCTGGCATTCCGTGGGCACGGCGAGATCATGAGGAGACGGCTGATGGAGGAGCACTTCACCTACGACGTGTTCCTGTCTTGTGCCGAAGAAGACGAGGACTGGGTCCTGAGGCATCTCCTCCCTCACCTGGAAGGCAGGCAGGGACTGCGGGCGTGCTTCCACAAACGAGACTTTCTCCCCGGGAAAAACATCCTGGACAACATCGTCGACAGCGTGAAGAGCAGCAAGAAGTTCGTGTTGGTCTTCTCCAAGCACTTTGCCCTGAGCCGCTGGTGTCAGTTTGAGCTGGACCTGTGTCTGGGGCACGTGCTGGACAATGACGACGCCTTGGTGGTGATTCTATTGGATGACGCCTCGTCACGTGACTTGACCAGCACCATGAAGGCCGTTCTGGGCACCATGACTTACATCCAGTGGCAGGAATGTCCGGACGTCAGGGCATGGTTCTGGAGACGTCTGGAGCTGTCACTGGCGGAAATCATGCCCTGA